CTTCACCTGGAACCTCCTCCTGATGCTGGCCTGCTTGGCTCAGATCTGCCACCTCCTTTACCGGCTGCACCAGGAGGGGATCCACGATGAGGAGCTGACCGCCCTCTACCAGGCGGTCTACCTGCCGCTGGCCGTCCCCGTCCACGTGTTCAAGGAGATCACTGGCGCCTTCGAGAACAGGGTGGTGGAGCTGAAGGCAGGGGAGACGTACGCCGTGGAGGGCAAGACGCCCATAGACCAGCTGTCCTTTCTGCTGTCTGGGAGgtggggtgtgtttgtgtgcatgaacTCACCACAGAACGGAAAGCACACATGTAAAGTATAAGTACATCGCATCTTTTCTGTCGTGGAAACTGTAAACACATCTCGCGTAGGATATTCTTACAATTGATGAGCTGATAAGATGAAcatgcagtgatgtcacagcgtGCTGAAACGCCCCCTCCACTAATAAACACATCAACATGGGAAGCTCTCAAGTTCATCAGGCAgaggtcaacaaaaacaaaacaacaaaacctttTCCTTTGCTGCTGTTCAAACTCTCTCAATACTCAAAGCTAAACTTTTACATTACTGAAGAATGTAGTTTTTATATCAccttattttataattattaatatatgtcagaaaataatttAGTTCTTCGTTTCCACTTTTAAACGTTCATCCGTTTGAtccggtgctgctgctgcagtttgtCCATTAAGGCTTTATCCAAATTGAAAATGCATGTAAATTATCTCTGGAATTCGATGGACTAAGGTATAAAAtagctgaaaataaaaagtacttAAAAAGTATTTCAAATCTCCACAATCACTCTGGACTGGTGCACCTTTTGTGGGCTATGGAAGATTTTGATCCCACAAGGTTGAAGGTAGTTCTATTTTTTGCAgtttattacatttcatttaaaatgcagattttaaatttgtttcaggAGCGAAAGGGAGCGTGTCCAATCTCGTCCACCTCCACAGTGGTGTTTATTTATTGAGTGAAGTTCCTCTCAGAGTGACAGTAAAACCTCCTGATTTCGGCCTCTTTCATGCTGTTGGCAGTAACCGTCACAGGAAATGTGCAGCCTCCATCCAAACATCCTCAAAGAGGAGCTGCACTTGAACTCAAGTTTGGATCCTACGCAAAAGAGAAGTTGTAAACTTTGTGAAGAGTATTTTTGCCTGTGACTCATCAGAGCTCCGTCCCCCTGCACTCCGTCAGCTGGGAGATGATATCTTTGTGTTGGGATGGGGGGGCAAACGCTGACTGCTCtgcacagaaaatgaatgagataataagtttgttttctatttctattctCTCCAAGGAGAGTAATGGTGTGACGTCACAGTTTTAGTGTTTTATCCCACAAACAGTTACCACTGGGATTCAGTGACAGTAGTTGTGACGCCGGCTGTGTTTCTTCGGCTCCCCTCTAACCTCTAACAGGGAACATGAACATCCAATCGAGTCGATTTCCCTACAGAAATAGAAATTTTTACCATTTTATGAATTGTTTTTTCTTGGAAATTTACAGATTAGCTCAATGTTTTGTGTCCTACAGGAGAGTTTTAATCTTTATGTAGCTGTCAGTGACAGGAAGCAGACCACAGCGCCAATCCGACACGTTTAAGGATAAACCTGTGACCTCAGATATTTTATGGTTTAATCACTTTACCTCAAAGATGTTTTATGCTTTAAATAAATCCTACCTCTTTCTATGATTCTATGGTTGATGCTAATGTTTAGCTTGGATTGTGACTTCAGCTGCTTCTGCCTTGTCTTTAGGATTAACGTGTCTCTGGAAGGCCAGTTCCTGCATTACATCCACCGGCACCAGTTCCTGGACTCTCCGGAGTGGGAGTCTCTCAGGCCCAATGAGGAAGGAAAGTTCCAAGTAAGGAATTCCAAATGCATTTGGTTTCAGTTTCTTCTATCAGACCATGTGATTAAGAAACAATTTAACTTTGaattggaattttaaaaatttgaatgtGGAGTAGTTTTTgtctagtttttgtttttgacaaccTGAATGAACCCTTAAAGAATGAATTTTGATGAGGAAAATTGTTGATTAAGTGAAGCATGTTATGTaattgataaatgttaaatttcagatagatttaaaaaaaaaaaaattctccccTTTCTCTGTTTTATGCTAAAGCTAAGTTGATACCTACAGCTTGATACTTGCTGTGTTGATGACCGCTAATAcaaatgatgaaaacaaaaagatgtaCAGATATCACTCCCTCCTGCTACTAGTGACCCCAACCCTACTTGCCCCCCAGGTGACCCTGACAGCAGAGGAAGACTCCCGCTACATCTCGTGGCGCCGCCGCCGTCTCTACATGCTGATCTCCAAGGAGCGCTACATCGCCCGCATCTTCTCTGTCATGCTGGGCTACGACATCGCCGAGAAGCTCTACAACCTCAACAACAAGCTCTACATTAAGAGCGGGATGCTGCTTGACATCCGCCTCCCCAGCCTTTATCACGTGCTGGCCCCCGCCTCGCAGGGCAGCGAAGGTGGCAGCGATGGCGGCACCGCCAAAGAACAAGAAGCCGAAAAGCAGGAGGAAGACCCGGCGCCGGACTACCAGACACCCGACTACCAGACGCCCGACCCAACCCAATCTCACCCGTACCAACCACACCTGCAAGGACCAAGGAAGAACAGCGCAGATGACTCCCAGCCCCCCCTGCATGAGCGCTACCAGCACCCCTGGGCACCGGACCCGGAGCTGCCCTCTGGTGAGGACTCCACCAGCCTGGTTCTGGAGGACTTCGCTGACGTGGCGGGTTCCTTGATGGACTACGGCAGTGAGAGGGAATATTTGAGGTAGAGGGGCAGGGCGCCGGAGCTAACACACTGGGTCACCCCGTAGGCTACATGTAAGTACCTCACCTGGGCGGCGGGGGCGGGATGGGGGGGTGCATGCAGTGCACAGTTGTTACTAACCTGGCTGCACAGTAGGAGACAAGATAGGGCTGGAAAATGATGTCATCGAGTAAGATTTGACTATTagacagattaaaaataataattttggttgattttaattataatttacaTCCAGATAAAAAAGCAGAATTATGTCAAATTATgatttttataatatattatcCTCCAgcccaaatgaaataaagaacaactgttttttttctcctttgttttgGCTGCTTTGCCCTGCTTTTATTTATCTCATCGTCACTAATGTAAAAGAGAATGCATCTTTTGTGCAAGAAAAGTAGCTGAAATCAGAAAGATTTTACATCATATGTGTAACGTGCCTCAAAAAgagacacacagaacagaaaatgggaaaagaaaaagtagtTGGAATAAAAAATAAGCTTAAATAAGAATATAAATCAGATTTCCCTCACTGTGATTATCTATGTCTGGACAATCCAGTGGCCTACTAGTACCCCCCAGTGGCCTGCTGCCCTCCTGCCGTCCTAAAAGCAGGTGGAGGGTCGTGTTTCATATCTGGGTGGGGGGTCGGGGTCAGATTTGGGTTGCAGTAGGTCAGGAGCTCCATTTGGAGGCTGATGAGTCAGACCTCTAAAACACAGTGACAGTAAATGTGCATCTGTGGTTCCATACAGTAAatgtaggggggtgggggtggggtgttaaTGTAATCTTGATGTGAACTGTGaaaagtaaacacaaacatccctTTTGGCTGCAGCTGCTGACGGATGCTGTTAAACTCCGCCTGACTGACGCTCCATGTTgattcctcctgcaggaggcgaAGCCGACCGGACGCTCCCACCTCGGTCCCGGAGGGGCAGGGCGCCGCTGGCTCCCACCGACACCCCCAGATTGTGAAAACGGTCCCTCCTCCAAACATGGAATCCTTAAAGCGCTTGCAGTACGAACGTCAAAACTCactaatttttactttttcaccCCCCACTTTATCATAAATTCCAAATCTCTGAAGCAGCTTTAGTGCCTTAACCCTTCTTGGGACCGACCACATTTATTCTGATCAATTAAACCTGTGGATATTGTAGATTAATATCTGTACAgatcaataaaacattcaacGAACAGTAatactgtgtgtttctgtagcTACTGAAGACAAGCAGCTGTTTACTCCAGTCGTC
This window of the Antennarius striatus isolate MH-2024 chromosome 12, ASM4005453v1, whole genome shotgun sequence genome carries:
- the popdc2 gene encoding popeye domain-containing 2 isoform X1, yielding MSADNSTLLDSLIFAPLCDGWTNNTEGAIYHLGNTFLFLGYMGGSGAYGCLFIFGFLTPAFLCLTLWGWLTMCGLDVFTWNLLLMLACLAQICHLLYRLHQEGIHDEELTALYQAVYLPLAVPVHVFKEITGAFENRVVELKAGETYAVEGKTPIDQLSFLLSGRINVSLEGQFLHYIHRHQFLDSPEWESLRPNEEGKFQVTLTAEEDSRYISWRRRRLYMLISKERYIARIFSVMLGYDIAEKLYNLNNKLYIKSGMLLDIRLPSLYHVLAPASQGSEGGSDGGTAKEQEAEKQEEDPAPDYQTPDYQTPDPTQSHPYQPHLQGPRKNSADDSQPPLHERYQHPWAPDPELPSGEDSTSLVLEDFADVAGSLMDYGSEREYLR
- the popdc2 gene encoding popeye domain-containing 2 isoform X2 → MSADNSTLLDSLIFAPLCDGWTNNTEGAIYHLGNTFLFLGYMGGSGAYGCLFIFGFLTPAFLCLTLWGWLTMCGLDVFTWNLLLMLACLAQICHLLYRLHQEGIHDEELTALYQAVYLPLAVPVHVFKEITGAFENRVVELKAGETYAVEGKTPIDQLSFLLSGRINVSLEGQFLHYIHRHQFLDSPEWESLRPNEEGKFQVTLTAEEDSRYISWRRRRLYMLISKERYIARIFSVMLGYDIAEKLYNLNNKLYIKSGMLLDIRLPSLYHVLAPASQGSEGGSDGGTAKEQEAEKQEEDPAPDYQTPDYQTPDPTQSHPYQPHLQGPRKNSADDSQPPLHERYQHPWAPDPELPSGGEADRTLPPRSRRGRAPLAPTDTPRL
- the popdc2 gene encoding popeye domain-containing 2 isoform X3 encodes the protein MSADNSTLLDSLIFAPLCDGWTNNTEGAIYHLGNTFLFLGYMGGSGAYGCLFIFGFLTPAFLCLTLWGWLTMCGLDVFTWNLLLMLACLAQICHLLYRLHQEGIHDEELTALYQAVYLPLAVPVHVFKEITGAFENRVVELKAGETYAVEGKTPIDQLSFLLSGRINVSLEGQFLHYIHRHQFLDSPEWESLRPNEEGKFQVTLTAEEDSRYISWRRRRLYMLISKERYIARIFSVMLGYDIAEKLYNLNNKLYIKSGMLLDIRLPSLYHVLAPASQGSEGGSDGGTAKEQEAEKQEEDPAPDYQTPDYQTPDPTQSHPYQPHLQGPRKNSADDSQPPLHERYQHPWAPDPELPSAADGCC